In Onthophagus taurus isolate NC chromosome 6, IU_Otau_3.0, whole genome shotgun sequence, a genomic segment contains:
- the LOC111414632 gene encoding uncharacterized protein isoform X3 — protein sequence MGSNLNENSIDENSPSLIYSIGIITDSPENPENVTHFSVTTALTYCKTKILKPYLRFLCITGLRSFVADSSDRFTLKGCCCHLYIIALLILIILGYLLQYTACFRRDRGFCYLIIQSETGTNLLSDEERFKTVCEESIIFSYGIPHILHFFGYAHAFHVFRSSNDDQLPSLMESVFLTLTNLSNGFQSQKKLVRMLWIFVAINILWMISSLSAVMVMMLDGTIEFKWINYNDTNIVLILKLLLVLSTLCHDVVQATVISNYCLQAQLLTNYVRFLKEKLLQHSVLAMEWMRDMEEFKKLLHFLNAKLSPSVCIFTLLNVSRSITGTLWLFNLDNVDRTNSHTFWICLINILLWVVLALSPFIQAARLTNSCYEIRGVGHELRARPYPVHSLHNDNSRQLDTLMLYSSTLKYKATLFGLSIKLCYIYFLLTATSLLILALGQLHYLK from the exons ATAGGAATAATAACAGATAGTCCAGAAAATCCCGAAAATGTAACCCATTTCAGCGTAACAACCGCCTTGACTTActgcaaaacaaaaattttaaaaccttatttaagatttttgtGCATCACCGGTTTAAGATCATTCGTCGCTGATTCTTCCGATCGTTTCACATTGAAAGGATGTTGTTGTCACCTTTACATAAttgctttattaattttaatcattttgggTTATTTACTCCAATACACAGCGTGTTTTCGGCGGGATCGTGGTTTTTGTTATCTTATTATTCAATCAGAAACAGGAACTAATTTGTTATCCGATGAAGAACGTTTTAAAACTGTTTGCGAAGAATCtatcatttttagttatgGAATACCtcatattttacatttttttggtTATGCACACGCTTTCCATGTTTTTAGATCATCGAATGATGACCAACTTCCAAGTTTAATGGAATct gtgtttttaacattaacaaatttaagtaATGGATTTCAAAGTCAAAAGAAATTGGTTCGAATGTTATGGATTTTTGTtgctataaatattttatggatgATTTCATCTTTATCCGCCGTTATGGTTATGATGTTGGATGGAACTATTGAGTTTAAATGGATCAATTATAA cgacaccaatattgttttaattttaaaattgttattagtgCTTTCAACGTTATGTCACGATGTCGTTCAAGCGACtgttatatcaaattattgtCTTCAAGCGCAATTATTAACGAATTACGTGCGATTTCTTAAAGAGAAATTGCTTCAACATTCGGTTTTAGCGATGGAATGGATGCGAGATatggaagaatttaaaaaacttttacattttttaaatgccAAATTATCTCCGTCCGTTTgtatttttacacttttaaacGTATCCAGGAGTATAACAGGAACTTTATGGTTGTTTAATTTAGATAATGTCGATAGAACAAATTCCCACACTTTCTGGATTTGTCTCATTAACATCTTACTTTGGGTCGTTTTAGCTTTATCGCCTTTTATTCAA GCTGCAAGATTAACCAATTCTTGTTATGAAATAAGGGGTGTTGGTCATGAATTACGAGCAAGACCATATCCGGTTCATTCTTTACATAATGATAACTCAAGGCAATTAGATACATTAATGTTATATTCTTCtacattaaaatataaagctaCCTTATTTGGATTAAGCATTAAACTttgttacatttattttttgctaacGGCTACTTCATTGTTGATACTTGCATTAGGTCAATTGCAttatcttaaataa
- the LOC111414632 gene encoding uncharacterized protein isoform X2 produces the protein MRAKLSGMGSNLNENSIDENSPSLIYSIGIITDSPENPENVTHFSVTTALTYCKTKILKPYLRFLCITGLRSFVADSSDRFTLKGCCCHLYIIALLILIILGYLLQYTACFRRDRGFCYLIIQSETGTNLLSDEERFKTVCEESIIFSYGIPHILHFFGYAHAFHVFRSSNDDQLPSLMESVFLTLTNLSNGFQSQKKLVRMLWIFVAINILWMISSLSAVMVMMLDGTIEFKWINYNDTNIVLILKLLLVLSTLCHDVVQATVISNYCLQAQLLTNYVRFLKEKLLQHSVLAMEWMRDMEEFKKLLHFLNAKLSPSVCIFTLLNVSRSITGTLWLFNLDNVDRTNSHTFWICLINILLWVVLALSPFIQAARLTNSCYEIRGVGHELRARPYPVHSLHNDNSRQLDTLMLYSSTLKYKATLFGLSIKLCYIYFLLTATSLLILALGQLHYLK, from the exons ATAGGAATAATAACAGATAGTCCAGAAAATCCCGAAAATGTAACCCATTTCAGCGTAACAACCGCCTTGACTTActgcaaaacaaaaattttaaaaccttatttaagatttttgtGCATCACCGGTTTAAGATCATTCGTCGCTGATTCTTCCGATCGTTTCACATTGAAAGGATGTTGTTGTCACCTTTACATAAttgctttattaattttaatcattttgggTTATTTACTCCAATACACAGCGTGTTTTCGGCGGGATCGTGGTTTTTGTTATCTTATTATTCAATCAGAAACAGGAACTAATTTGTTATCCGATGAAGAACGTTTTAAAACTGTTTGCGAAGAATCtatcatttttagttatgGAATACCtcatattttacatttttttggtTATGCACACGCTTTCCATGTTTTTAGATCATCGAATGATGACCAACTTCCAAGTTTAATGGAATct gtgtttttaacattaacaaatttaagtaATGGATTTCAAAGTCAAAAGAAATTGGTTCGAATGTTATGGATTTTTGTtgctataaatattttatggatgATTTCATCTTTATCCGCCGTTATGGTTATGATGTTGGATGGAACTATTGAGTTTAAATGGATCAATTATAA cgacaccaatattgttttaattttaaaattgttattagtgCTTTCAACGTTATGTCACGATGTCGTTCAAGCGACtgttatatcaaattattgtCTTCAAGCGCAATTATTAACGAATTACGTGCGATTTCTTAAAGAGAAATTGCTTCAACATTCGGTTTTAGCGATGGAATGGATGCGAGATatggaagaatttaaaaaacttttacattttttaaatgccAAATTATCTCCGTCCGTTTgtatttttacacttttaaacGTATCCAGGAGTATAACAGGAACTTTATGGTTGTTTAATTTAGATAATGTCGATAGAACAAATTCCCACACTTTCTGGATTTGTCTCATTAACATCTTACTTTGGGTCGTTTTAGCTTTATCGCCTTTTATTCAA GCTGCAAGATTAACCAATTCTTGTTATGAAATAAGGGGTGTTGGTCATGAATTACGAGCAAGACCATATCCGGTTCATTCTTTACATAATGATAACTCAAGGCAATTAGATACATTAATGTTATATTCTTCtacattaaaatataaagctaCCTTATTTGGATTAAGCATTAAACTttgttacatttattttttgctaacGGCTACTTCATTGTTGATACTTGCATTAGGTCAATTGCAttatcttaaataa
- the LOC111414632 gene encoding uncharacterized protein isoform X1, translated as MHAVCTDIMNSVGGCVEKLKLSGMGSNLNENSIDENSPSLIYSIGIITDSPENPENVTHFSVTTALTYCKTKILKPYLRFLCITGLRSFVADSSDRFTLKGCCCHLYIIALLILIILGYLLQYTACFRRDRGFCYLIIQSETGTNLLSDEERFKTVCEESIIFSYGIPHILHFFGYAHAFHVFRSSNDDQLPSLMESVFLTLTNLSNGFQSQKKLVRMLWIFVAINILWMISSLSAVMVMMLDGTIEFKWINYNDTNIVLILKLLLVLSTLCHDVVQATVISNYCLQAQLLTNYVRFLKEKLLQHSVLAMEWMRDMEEFKKLLHFLNAKLSPSVCIFTLLNVSRSITGTLWLFNLDNVDRTNSHTFWICLINILLWVVLALSPFIQAARLTNSCYEIRGVGHELRARPYPVHSLHNDNSRQLDTLMLYSSTLKYKATLFGLSIKLCYIYFLLTATSLLILALGQLHYLK; from the exons ATAGGAATAATAACAGATAGTCCAGAAAATCCCGAAAATGTAACCCATTTCAGCGTAACAACCGCCTTGACTTActgcaaaacaaaaattttaaaaccttatttaagatttttgtGCATCACCGGTTTAAGATCATTCGTCGCTGATTCTTCCGATCGTTTCACATTGAAAGGATGTTGTTGTCACCTTTACATAAttgctttattaattttaatcattttgggTTATTTACTCCAATACACAGCGTGTTTTCGGCGGGATCGTGGTTTTTGTTATCTTATTATTCAATCAGAAACAGGAACTAATTTGTTATCCGATGAAGAACGTTTTAAAACTGTTTGCGAAGAATCtatcatttttagttatgGAATACCtcatattttacatttttttggtTATGCACACGCTTTCCATGTTTTTAGATCATCGAATGATGACCAACTTCCAAGTTTAATGGAATct gtgtttttaacattaacaaatttaagtaATGGATTTCAAAGTCAAAAGAAATTGGTTCGAATGTTATGGATTTTTGTtgctataaatattttatggatgATTTCATCTTTATCCGCCGTTATGGTTATGATGTTGGATGGAACTATTGAGTTTAAATGGATCAATTATAA cgacaccaatattgttttaattttaaaattgttattagtgCTTTCAACGTTATGTCACGATGTCGTTCAAGCGACtgttatatcaaattattgtCTTCAAGCGCAATTATTAACGAATTACGTGCGATTTCTTAAAGAGAAATTGCTTCAACATTCGGTTTTAGCGATGGAATGGATGCGAGATatggaagaatttaaaaaacttttacattttttaaatgccAAATTATCTCCGTCCGTTTgtatttttacacttttaaacGTATCCAGGAGTATAACAGGAACTTTATGGTTGTTTAATTTAGATAATGTCGATAGAACAAATTCCCACACTTTCTGGATTTGTCTCATTAACATCTTACTTTGGGTCGTTTTAGCTTTATCGCCTTTTATTCAA GCTGCAAGATTAACCAATTCTTGTTATGAAATAAGGGGTGTTGGTCATGAATTACGAGCAAGACCATATCCGGTTCATTCTTTACATAATGATAACTCAAGGCAATTAGATACATTAATGTTATATTCTTCtacattaaaatataaagctaCCTTATTTGGATTAAGCATTAAACTttgttacatttattttttgctaacGGCTACTTCATTGTTGATACTTGCATTAGGTCAATTGCAttatcttaaataa
- the LOC111414631 gene encoding probable ATP-dependent RNA helicase DDX52: MDAYDIFKKLSKGAVFNKKKPKESRPVQVKIEVKEEIIDQKEKNKTENENITLFSTNSEEHSSKKRKRDLTNDEIERKSKLLRQEEINRYRNENNISVVGKNIPEPAKTFDDFKLSNDLIENIKSCGYSEPTSIQKQAIPIMLENRQILACAPTGSGKTAAFLLPIIHLLKKPKRKGFRALIICPTRELAKQTQKECIRLSEGRNLRVHVISKIKQALTQYGPKSSGKYDILITTPNRICFLLKQEPAGINLANIEWLIVDEADKLFEDGIRSFREQLNQIVSSCTNPNKKVAMFSATYTPTVAKYSVKNLKGLIRVTVGLRNSATSDVNQELLFVGNEDGKLIALRNLIRTGVNPPVLIFVQSKERAQQLFNELIYDGINVDAIHSDRTQQQRDNTIRCFREGKIWVLICTELMARGVDFKGVNLVINYDFPPSTIAYIHRIGRAGRAGRKGKAITYFTNEDTVNLRSIAHVIKQSGQEVPEFMLSLKKQNKKEVKKLKNSAPKRKDITTTPVYEAIRKDKWKKNEKRRVNSYIVKKNFD, translated from the coding sequence ATGGACGCatacgatatttttaaaaaattatcaaaaggTGCAGTTTTTAACAAGAAGAAACCTAAAGAAAGCCGTCCTGTTCAAGTAAAAATCGAggtaaaagaagaaataatcgatcaaaaagaaaaaaataaaactgagAATGAAAACATAACCTTATTTTCTACAAATTCCGAAGAACATTCTTCTAAAAAACGTAAAAGGGACCTTACTAATGATGAAATCGAAcgtaaatcaaaattattacgccaagaagaaataaatagaTATAGAAATGAAAACAACATAAGTGTTGTAGGTAAAAATATACCTGAACCAGCGAAAACTTTCGATGACTTTAAATTGAGTAatgatttaattgaaaatattaaatcctGTGGATATTCCGAACCTACTTCTATTCAAAAACAAGCTATTCCTATTATGTTAGAGAATAGACAAATTTTGGCTTGTGCACCTACAGGTTCGGGTAAAACGGCTGCGTTTTTGTTACCTATAATACATTTGTTAAAGAAACCAAAGCGGAAAGGTTTTCGAGCTTTAATTATTTGCCCAACGAGAGAATTAGCTAAACAAACTCAAAAAGAATGCATAAGACTTTCTGAAGGTAGAAACTTACGTGTTCATGTTATAAGTAAGATAAAACAAGCCTTGACTCAATATGGTCCGAAAAGTAGTGGGaaatatgatattttaataacaacacCAAACCGAAtttgctttttattaaaacaagagCCTGCTGGTATTAATTTAGCTAATATTGAGTGGTTAATTGTTGATGAAGCTGATAAATTATTCGAAGATGGTATCAGAAGTTTTCGCGAACAACTTAATCAAATTGTATCGTCTTGTACAAACCCTAATAAAAAAGTAGCCATGTTTAGTGCAACTTATACCCCAACTGTTGCAAAATATTccgttaaaaatttaaaaggacTTATTCGAGTTACCGTGGGATTAAGAAACTCTGCAACTTCAGATGTTAACCAAGAATTACTTTTTGTTGGTAACGAAGATGGTAAATTAATAGCTTTGCGCAATTTAATAAGAACTGGTGTTAATCCTCCCGTATTAATATTTGTTCAATCAAAAGAACGAGCtcaacaactttttaacgAACTCATTTACGATGGCATCAACGTTGATGCAATTCATTCTGATAGAACTCAACAACAACGTGATAACACAATTAGATGTTTTAGAGAGGGCAAAATTTGGGTGTTGATTTGTACTGAATTAATGGCGAGAGGTGTTGATTTTAAAGGtgttaatttagttattaattacgaTTTTCCACCATCAACAATAGCTTATATTCATCGAATTGGTCGTGCTGGAAGAGCTGGAAGAAAGGGTAAAGCAATAACCTATTTTACAAACGAAGATACCGTTAATTTGAGAAGTATCGCGCATGTTATTAAGCAATCCGGGCAAGAAGTACCTGAGTTTATGTTAAGCTTGAAGAAACAGAACAAGAAGGAAgtgaagaaattgaaaaattctgctccaAAACGAAAAGATATTACCACAACGCCTGTTTATGAAGCAATCAGGAAGGATAAATGgaagaaaaatgagaaaagaaGAGTGAATAGTTATAttgtaaaaaagaattttgattaa
- the LOC111414636 gene encoding M-phase phosphoprotein 6 — translation MQESKRAKLSKAILDMKFMKKTRDRVLKEEEDAEGQDMYANEITDEMRKSGNIIFVETGIFHCKDLIEGRLSFGGMNPDVEKLMQEGYTEKLTEANLKKEQEVTDVEMAKGYSSLIDNMGKKFQNKKNKNFNVQHKKKKFRNN, via the coding sequence atgcAAGAAAGTAAACGTGCAAAGCTTTCCAAAGCTATTTTGGATatgaaatttatgaaaaagacCAGAGATAGAGTATTGAAAGAGGAGGAAGATGCAGAAGGACAAGATATGTACGCAAATGAAATTACGGATGAGATGAGAAAAAGTGgaaacattatttttgttgaaaccGGAATATTTCATTGTAAAGATCTAATTGAGGGAAGATTATCTTTTGGGGGGATGAACCCTGACGTGGAAAAACTAATGCAAGAAGGATATACAGAAAAATTAACGGAAGCcaatttgaaaaaagaacAAGAGGTTACCGATGTTGAAATGGCTAAGGGATATTCTAGCTTAATTGATAACatgggaaaaaaatttcaaaataaaaagaataagaattttaatgtacaacacaaaaagaaaaaatttagaaataattaa
- the LOC111414633 gene encoding protein crossbronx homolog, giving the protein MLPATPGNSKDETQETSFSRQGSLRKVVLTQQVHKENLFGRQNEDLNKFYKSVHQEYIVLAEYQMLQSENLPGIYVIPSRKSCLNWFGVIFVRSGLYEDGVFRFNIVLPDTFPDGGHPKVVFQSEIIHPVIHNSTNELHLLDGFPIWDKREHHIWQVLKYIHWIFYNFNSSLAHAINKEAVILYKENHDEYTKKLKDLIKINEQHFYDLPETEDKHYLIFEPYDPQLHDTIREKFLLLPEDKKTKISGYSWVNRGGYNSLMRPNHLENVQDNS; this is encoded by the exons atgctaCCCGCTACGCCTGGAAATTCTAAG gATGAGACGCAAGAAACGAGTTTTTCAAGACAAGGCTCCTTAAGGAAAGTGGTTTTAACACAACAAGTACATAAGGAGAATTTGTTTGGGCGGCAAAAcgaagatttaaataaattttataaatcggTACATCAAGAATATATTGTTTTAGCGGAGTA tcaaATGTTACAAAGTGAGAATTTACCAGGAATATATGTGATTCCATCCAGAAAATCCTGCCTAA attGGTTTGGTGTGATTTTTGTAAGAAGCGGTCTTTATGAAGATGGTGTGTTTAGATTTAATATAGTGCTACCAGATACATTCCCTGATGGGGGACATCCA AAAGTAGTCTTCCAATCGGAGATAATCCACCCTGTGATACACAACAGCACAAATGAATTACACTTACTAGATGGTTTTCCAATATGGGATAAAAGAGAACATCACATTTGGCAAGTTCTTAAATATATTCACTggatattttataatttcaattcaAGTCTTGCACAtgcaataaataaagaagCTGTTATTTTGTATAAGGAAAATCATGATGAATACACGAAAAAActtaaagatttaattaaaataaacgaacaacatttttatgatcTCCCAGAAACCGAAGATAagcattatttaatttttgaaccgTACGATCCTCAACTTCACGATACAATTcgagaaaagtttttattgttgCCAGAGgataagaaaacaaaaatatccgGATACTCATGGGTTAATCGAGGTGGATACAATTCGTTAATGAGGCCAAATCATTTAGAAAACGTACAAGACAA